A single window of Paracoccus albus DNA harbors:
- the iolE gene encoding myo-inosose-2 dehydratase, translating into MIRYGTNPIAWSNDDDQSIGAHLSLEDCLTDCREIGFDGIEKGHKMPSDGAELKAALGAFGLQFIGGWHSTNILANGSTPEVERAAMDAHIAMSKAAGSDVIIICECSNTVHGNSEVAANDRPILSDEEWDRLMTGINDLSAHAAGQGMRFCYHHHAGSCVESAEDIDRFMAAAGPDVYLLLDTGHCTFGGANPAEVARKYMERVGHIHCKNIRREFMDQVRTDGLSFIEAVRRGMFTVPGDPEGCVDFAPILRIAAEHGYDGWLVIEAEQDPVQRDPRHYQSMGHTALRQMAAEAGLDRCPVG; encoded by the coding sequence ATGATCCGCTACGGCACCAACCCAATCGCCTGGTCGAACGATGACGACCAATCCATCGGCGCCCATCTGAGCCTTGAGGATTGCCTGACCGATTGCCGCGAGATCGGCTTTGACGGCATCGAAAAGGGCCATAAGATGCCCTCGGACGGCGCTGAGCTTAAAGCTGCGCTTGGCGCTTTCGGGCTGCAATTCATCGGCGGGTGGCATTCGACGAATATCCTTGCCAACGGGTCAACGCCCGAGGTGGAGCGAGCGGCAATGGATGCCCATATTGCGATGTCCAAGGCCGCTGGCAGCGATGTCATCATCATCTGCGAATGCTCGAATACCGTTCATGGCAATAGCGAGGTTGCCGCCAATGACAGGCCTATCCTTTCGGATGAGGAATGGGACAGGTTGATGACGGGCATCAACGATCTGTCGGCGCACGCGGCGGGGCAGGGGATGCGCTTCTGCTATCACCACCATGCAGGTTCCTGCGTGGAAAGCGCCGAAGACATCGACCGATTCATGGCCGCGGCAGGGCCGGATGTTTACCTGCTTCTCGACACCGGCCACTGCACCTTTGGCGGTGCCAACCCGGCAGAGGTGGCGCGCAAATATATGGAACGCGTGGGTCATATCCACTGCAAGAACATCCGCCGCGAGTTCATGGATCAGGTTCGCACTGACGGTCTGTCCTTCATCGAAGCTGTCCGCCGCGGCATGTTCACCGTGCCGGGCGACCCCGAGGGCTGTGTCGATTTCGCCCCGATCCTGAGGATCGCCGCCGAACACGGCTATGACGGCTGGCTGGTGATCGAGGCCGAGCAGGACCCCGTTCAGCGCGATCCGCGTCACTATCAGTCGATGGGTCA
- a CDS encoding sugar phosphate isomerase/epimerase family protein, protein MRQTGCCTWIFGGEDLTSIAARVKRAGMDGIELHGDFEGIDPEQAGRIFADQGLTIFSTTPGDADISHPDPAIREDAVRRYTALIDWAKRLNQPDGLPRISCHGLVQRIRPISTQAEEDRYLAESTRRICAAAEKAGLPVVFEILNRYESHQIRTVAEGLALLEQVGAPNLSLLPDAYHMNIEEADPAAALLAGGKHIGLYHAADSNRGAIGDGHTDFAAQIAALDAIGYDGPIIIEPAAPGPDPFNTDKGKGFRDTLEDILTRSVRAIRQIGQQNPSGAARTG, encoded by the coding sequence ATGCGGCAGACCGGCTGCTGCACATGGATTTTCGGCGGCGAGGACCTGACCTCCATTGCCGCCCGCGTCAAGCGTGCCGGGATGGACGGGATAGAGCTGCATGGAGATTTCGAAGGCATCGACCCCGAACAGGCCGGTCGCATCTTTGCCGATCAGGGGCTGACGATCTTCTCGACCACGCCCGGCGATGCCGACATTTCCCACCCTGATCCGGCAATCCGCGAAGATGCAGTCCGTCGCTATACTGCGCTGATCGACTGGGCCAAACGCCTGAACCAGCCTGACGGTCTGCCGCGTATTTCCTGCCACGGCCTCGTTCAGCGCATCCGGCCGATCAGCACGCAGGCCGAGGAAGACCGGTATCTTGCCGAAAGCACCAGACGCATCTGCGCCGCCGCCGAAAAGGCCGGCCTGCCTGTCGTGTTCGAGATCCTGAACCGCTACGAGTCCCACCAGATCCGCACCGTCGCCGAAGGGCTCGCGCTGCTGGAACAGGTCGGCGCGCCCAATCTGTCGCTGCTGCCCGACGCCTATCACATGAACATCGAAGAAGCCGATCCCGCCGCCGCCTTGCTGGCTGGCGGAAAACATATCGGCCTTTATCACGCCGCCGATTCCAATCGCGGCGCCATTGGCGACGGTCATACCGATTTCGCCGCACAAATCGCGGCGCTTGATGCCATCGGCTATGACGGCCCGATCATCATCGAACCCGCAGCCCCCGGCCCCGATCCATTCAATACGGATAAGGGTAAGGGGTTTCGTGATACGCTCGAAGATATTCTGACGCGCTCGGTCCGCGCGATCCGGCAGATCGGGCAACAGAACCCATCGGGTGCAGCACGCACCGGATGA
- the iolD gene encoding 3D-(3,5/4)-trihydroxycyclohexane-1,2-dione acylhydrolase (decyclizing): MGNKIRLTAAQAMVRWLSVQNNEEGQRFIDGVWAIFGHGNVAGLGEALQGMGDALPTWRGQNEQTMAHAAIAFAKGNARRRAQAVTTSIGPGATNVVTAAALAHVNRLPLLVIAGDVFANRRPDPVLQQIEDFDDGTVSANDCFRPVVRYFDRITRPEHLLTALPRAMQVMTDPANCGPVCLSFCQDVQAEAYDWPDAFLEPRIWRIRRSQPDRAELAEVAEMIRGAKSPVIVAGGGVIYSGAEDTLSAFATRHNIPVIETQAGKSALAQDHVMNYGAAGVDGSGAANSMAAQADLVIAIGTRLQDFTTGSRTLFGDAQLAGINIQPYDAAKHGGVTLVADAREALDALTAALGDYRADAADPAIRASWLAAVDGHCAAPCDTNALPTDAQVIGAVQRATGPDAVAMCAAGTMPGALKLLWQPSRHGYHMEYGFSCMGYEIAGAMGLKLARPDREVICFVGDGSYMMANSELATAVMRRVPFTVVLTDNRGYGCINRLQQGTGGVPFNNLYVDSNIEVQPQIDFVGHAASMGAHAVKAGGIAELEAEIAKARDRDIPTVIVIDTTAAPGPGDGLEGAGHWWDVAVPEVGETDKLRDAYEVYLKNAAKQRLVN; the protein is encoded by the coding sequence ATGGGCAACAAGATCAGGCTGACGGCGGCGCAAGCGATGGTTCGCTGGCTGTCGGTTCAGAACAACGAAGAGGGTCAGCGTTTTATTGATGGTGTCTGGGCGATCTTCGGGCATGGCAATGTGGCGGGCCTGGGTGAGGCGCTGCAGGGTATGGGCGATGCGCTGCCGACATGGCGCGGTCAGAACGAACAGACCATGGCCCATGCCGCGATTGCATTTGCGAAGGGGAATGCGCGGCGCAGGGCGCAGGCGGTGACGACCTCCATCGGGCCGGGGGCCACGAATGTGGTAACGGCGGCCGCGCTCGCGCATGTGAACCGCCTGCCGCTGCTGGTCATTGCTGGCGATGTGTTCGCCAATCGCCGTCCCGATCCGGTGTTGCAGCAGATCGAGGATTTTGATGATGGTACGGTCAGCGCCAATGACTGCTTCCGGCCTGTCGTGCGTTATTTCGATCGCATCACCCGGCCAGAGCATCTGCTGACGGCACTGCCACGCGCCATGCAGGTCATGACCGATCCGGCGAATTGCGGGCCGGTCTGTCTGTCCTTCTGTCAGGACGTTCAGGCCGAGGCCTATGACTGGCCGGACGCGTTCCTTGAACCGCGCATCTGGCGGATCCGCCGCTCCCAACCCGACCGGGCCGAACTGGCCGAAGTCGCGGAGATGATCCGCGGTGCGAAATCCCCGGTTATCGTCGCGGGCGGCGGGGTGATCTATTCCGGCGCCGAAGATACGCTGTCTGCGTTTGCGACCCGGCACAATATTCCGGTTATCGAAACGCAGGCCGGGAAATCCGCGTTGGCGCAGGATCACGTCATGAACTACGGCGCGGCAGGCGTCGATGGGTCTGGCGCGGCCAATTCCATGGCGGCGCAGGCCGATCTGGTCATCGCCATCGGCACGCGTCTGCAGGATTTCACCACCGGCTCGCGCACGCTGTTCGGGGATGCGCAACTGGCCGGCATCAATATTCAGCCCTATGACGCGGCAAAGCATGGCGGTGTAACCCTTGTCGCCGACGCGCGCGAGGCGCTCGACGCCCTGACTGCCGCGCTTGGCGATTACCGCGCCGATGCCGCGGACCCGGCCATCCGCGCAAGCTGGCTGGCTGCCGTCGATGGCCATTGCGCCGCGCCCTGCGATACCAACGCCCTGCCCACTGATGCGCAGGTCATCGGTGCGGTGCAGCGCGCGACCGGCCCCGATGCTGTCGCCATGTGTGCGGCAGGAACGATGCCGGGTGCGCTGAAGCTGTTGTGGCAACCAAGCCGGCATGGCTATCACATGGAATACGGGTTCAGCTGCATGGGCTATGAAATCGCAGGCGCGATGGGGCTGAAACTTGCCCGTCCAGATCGCGAAGTGATCTGTTTTGTCGGAGATGGCAGCTACATGATGGCCAATTCCGAACTGGCCACGGCAGTGATGCGGCGCGTTCCCTTTACTGTCGTGCTGACCGATAATCGTGGCTATGGCTGCATCAACCGATTGCAGCAAGGCACCGGCGGGGTGCCGTTCAACAACCTCTATGTGGACAGCAATATCGAGGTTCAGCCGCAGATCGACTTTGTGGGTCACGCCGCAAGCATGGGGGCCCATGCGGTGAAGGCGGGCGGCATCGCCGAGCTGGAGGCTGAGATCGCCAAGGCCCGCGACCGCGATATTCCGACGGTGATCGTGATCGACACGACGGCAGCCCCCGGACCGGGCGACGGGCTGGAAGGTGCGGGCCATTGGTGGGACGTGGCCGTGCCGGAGGTCGGCGAAACCGACAAGCTGCGCGACGCCTATGAAGTGTATCTGAAAAATGCCGCCAAGCAGCGGCTCGTGAATTGA
- a CDS encoding sugar ABC transporter substrate-binding protein, translating into MKHLFATAAMTLALATPSLAQEIVVVAHGQANDPFWSVVKNGAAKAGEDTGANVDFRSPETFDMVQMSQLIDAAVNQEPDGLIVSIPDADALGPSIQRAVEAGIPVISMNSGGDVAKDLGALLHVGQSEYDAGVRAGEQLAEMGGTKGICVNQEVGNVSLDQRCDGFAEGFGGPVEVLPTQNDPAEVQSKVRAALESDPEVNAILSLNATLVGEQAVEAAAAVGRDDVLIATFDMSAGFLEAVSDGRAAFAIDQQQYLQGYLPVSFLALHANYGLMPGGDVPSGPNLITQDKAAQVVELSAQGIR; encoded by the coding sequence ATGAAACATCTTTTCGCAACCGCCGCCATGACACTGGCACTGGCCACGCCGTCGCTGGCACAGGAAATCGTCGTCGTCGCCCACGGTCAGGCGAATGACCCGTTCTGGTCCGTGGTCAAGAACGGCGCCGCCAAAGCGGGCGAGGATACCGGCGCCAATGTCGATTTCCGCTCGCCCGAGACATTCGACATGGTCCAGATGAGCCAGCTGATCGACGCCGCCGTCAACCAGGAACCCGACGGGCTGATCGTCTCGATCCCGGATGCCGATGCGCTTGGGCCGTCGATCCAGCGTGCGGTAGAGGCTGGCATTCCGGTAATTTCGATGAATTCTGGCGGTGACGTGGCCAAGGACCTCGGCGCGCTTCTGCATGTCGGCCAGTCCGAATATGACGCCGGCGTCAGGGCTGGCGAACAGCTTGCCGAGATGGGCGGCACCAAGGGCATCTGCGTCAACCAGGAAGTCGGCAATGTCTCGCTCGATCAGCGTTGCGACGGTTTCGCCGAAGGTTTCGGCGGCCCGGTCGAAGTTCTCCCGACCCAGAACGACCCTGCCGAAGTTCAGTCCAAGGTCCGCGCCGCACTTGAATCCGACCCTGAGGTCAACGCAATCCTCAGCCTGAATGCCACACTGGTGGGCGAACAGGCGGTCGAAGCCGCTGCAGCCGTTGGCCGCGATGATGTGCTGATTGCGACCTTCGACATGTCGGCCGGCTTCCTTGAGGCAGTGTCCGACGGTCGCGCCGCCTTTGCCATCGACCAGCAGCAATATCTGCAAGGCTACCTGCCGGTCAGCTTCCTTGCGCTGCATGCCAATTACGGCCTGATGCCCGGCGGCGACGTGCCTTCGGGTCCGAACCTGATCACGCAGGACAAGGCCGCGCAGGTGGTCGAACTGTCCGCACAAGGTATTCGCTAA
- a CDS encoding ATP-binding cassette domain-containing protein: MADPIIHMENIKKHFGNVIALNGVTFDVRPGECHCLLGDNGAGKSTFIKTMSGVHKPTAGEIFFEGKPLSFDSPRDAMEAGIATVFQDLAMIPLMSVTRNFFMGREPTKGGLIKRFDVDKANAITMEEMRRMGINLRAPDQAVGTLSGGERQTVAIARAVYFGAKVLILDEPTSALGVRQTSNVLATIDRVRNQGVGVVFISHNVRHAMAVGDRFTVLNRGQTLGTAVKGEIDAAELQDMMAGGQEMAQLEGSLGGTI; the protein is encoded by the coding sequence ATGGCCGATCCCATCATCCATATGGAAAACATCAAGAAGCACTTCGGCAACGTCATTGCCCTGAACGGCGTGACTTTCGATGTGCGCCCCGGCGAATGCCATTGCCTTCTGGGCGATAACGGCGCGGGGAAATCCACCTTCATCAAGACCATGTCGGGCGTGCACAAACCCACCGCGGGAGAGATCTTCTTCGAAGGCAAACCGCTCAGCTTCGACAGCCCGCGCGACGCGATGGAGGCAGGAATTGCCACCGTCTTTCAGGACCTTGCCATGATCCCGCTGATGAGCGTCACGCGCAATTTCTTCATGGGCCGTGAACCCACGAAAGGCGGGCTGATAAAACGCTTCGACGTGGACAAGGCCAATGCCATCACGATGGAGGAAATGCGCCGCATGGGCATCAACCTGCGCGCGCCGGATCAGGCCGTGGGTACGCTGTCGGGCGGCGAACGCCAGACGGTGGCCATCGCGCGCGCCGTCTATTTCGGGGCCAAGGTGCTGATCCTTGACGAACCGACCTCGGCCCTTGGTGTGCGTCAGACATCTAACGTGCTGGCAACCATCGACCGGGTCCGCAATCAGGGCGTGGGCGTCGTTTTCATCAGCCACAACGTGCGCCATGCCATGGCCGTCGGCGACCGTTTCACCGTGCTGAACCGGGGCCAGACGCTGGGCACGGCGGTGAAGGGCGAAATCGACGCGGCCGAGTTGCAGGACATGATGGCCGGCGGGCAGGAAATGGCCCAGCTTGAAGGCTCGCTCGGCGGGACGATCTGA
- a CDS encoding bifunctional 5-dehydro-2-deoxygluconokinase/5-dehydro-2-deoxyphosphogluconate aldolase yields MKTLDLITIGRSSVDLYGDQIGGRLEDMGSFSKYIGGSPTNIACGTARLGLKSAVITAVGDEHMGRFIREQLEREGVDTRGVKTDPDRLTALVLLGIRDEEGFPLIFYRENCADMGLTKADIDEDFIASARSVLATGTHLSHPQTRAAVLKALELAKKHGAKTALDIDYRPNLWGVAGHGDGESRFVESEKVTAELQSTLHLFDLIVGTEEEFHIAGGSTDTIEALRAVRKVSDATLVCKRGAAGAVAFEGAIPDSLDDGQTGPGFPIEVFNVLGAGDGFFSGLMKGWLDGEDWPTALKYANACGAFAVSRHGCTPAYPSLAELDFFLKRGVRRPDLRNDAELEQIHWATNRQGRMGGDWSTMRVFAFDHRLQLEEMEGYTPDKGGAFKQLCLQAALKVADGQGGYGILCDNRIGRAALHAASGTGLWIGRPAEWPGSRPLALEPELGPDCGALNQWARENVVKLLCFCHPDDVAETRAEQEATVKRLFTAARRNGLDFLLEIIPSKVGPVDNMTTATLIRQFYAIGVYPDWWKLEPMQTREGWQNAIAAIEEHDKHTRGIVVLGLDAPEDELAVSFEAAARFDLVKGFAVGRTIFGDAARAWMRGEMSDQDAVAQMAQRYARLCTLWDDARAHVNDAARAPGYLNEEERL; encoded by the coding sequence ATGAAAACGCTTGATCTGATCACCATCGGGCGCAGCAGCGTTGACCTCTATGGCGACCAAATCGGTGGTCGTTTGGAGGATATGGGGTCTTTCAGCAAATATATCGGTGGCAGTCCGACCAATATCGCCTGCGGGACCGCCCGGCTGGGGCTGAAATCGGCGGTCATCACCGCCGTTGGCGACGAACATATGGGCCGTTTCATTCGCGAACAGCTTGAACGCGAGGGCGTGGACACGCGGGGCGTCAAGACGGATCCGGACCGGCTGACCGCCCTGGTTCTGCTGGGCATCCGCGATGAGGAAGGCTTTCCGCTGATCTTCTATCGCGAAAATTGCGCCGATATGGGGCTGACCAAGGCCGATATTGACGAGGATTTCATAGCCTCGGCCCGCAGCGTCTTGGCCACCGGCACCCATCTGTCGCACCCCCAGACCCGCGCGGCGGTGCTGAAGGCCTTGGAACTGGCGAAAAAACACGGCGCGAAAACGGCGCTGGATATCGATTATCGCCCGAATCTATGGGGCGTGGCCGGTCATGGCGACGGCGAAAGTCGGTTTGTCGAAAGCGAAAAGGTCACGGCGGAGCTGCAATCCACCTTGCATCTTTTCGACCTGATCGTCGGCACCGAGGAGGAATTTCACATCGCCGGCGGCAGCACCGACACCATCGAGGCCCTGCGCGCGGTGCGCAAGGTCTCGGACGCCACGCTCGTCTGCAAACGCGGCGCGGCAGGCGCAGTGGCGTTCGAGGGCGCAATCCCCGATAGCCTCGACGATGGCCAGACCGGCCCTGGCTTCCCCATCGAGGTGTTCAACGTCCTCGGCGCGGGGGACGGCTTTTTCTCGGGCCTGATGAAAGGCTGGCTGGATGGCGAGGACTGGCCCACGGCGCTGAAATACGCCAATGCCTGCGGCGCCTTCGCCGTCAGCCGCCACGGCTGCACACCCGCCTATCCGAGCCTTGCCGAACTGGACTTCTTCCTGAAACGCGGCGTCCGACGCCCCGATCTGCGCAACGATGCCGAGCTGGAACAGATCCACTGGGCCACCAACCGGCAGGGCCGTATGGGCGGCGATTGGTCGACCATGCGCGTCTTCGCCTTCGACCACCGTCTGCAACTGGAGGAGATGGAGGGCTACACGCCCGACAAAGGCGGCGCGTTCAAGCAACTCTGCTTGCAGGCCGCGTTGAAGGTCGCAGACGGGCAGGGCGGCTACGGTATCCTGTGTGACAACCGCATCGGCCGCGCGGCGCTGCACGCGGCATCCGGCACCGGTCTGTGGATCGGGCGTCCCGCGGAATGGCCGGGCTCTCGCCCGCTGGCGCTTGAACCGGAGCTCGGCCCCGATTGCGGCGCGCTGAACCAATGGGCGCGGGAGAACGTGGTCAAGCTGTTGTGCTTCTGCCACCCCGATGACGTTGCGGAGACTCGCGCCGAACAAGAGGCCACCGTCAAACGCCTGTTCACCGCCGCCCGCCGCAACGGTCTGGATTTCCTGCTGGAGATCATCCCGTCAAAGGTCGGGCCGGTCGATAACATGACCACGGCAACGCTGATCCGGCAATTCTACGCCATCGGCGTCTATCCCGACTGGTGGAAGCTGGAACCGATGCAGACCCGCGAAGGCTGGCAGAATGCCATCGCCGCCATCGAGGAACACGATAAGCATACACGCGGCATTGTCGTACTTGGCCTCGACGCGCCGGAGGATGAGCTCGCCGTCAGTTTCGAGGCCGCCGCGCGATTTGATCTGGTCAAGGGGTTCGCGGTCGGACGCACGATCTTCGGCGATGCCGCACGGGCGTGGATGCGCGGCGAAATGAGTGATCAGGACGCGGTGGCGCAGATGGCGCAGCGCTACGCGCGCCTCTGCACGCTTTGGGACGATGCCCGCGCGCATGTGAACGATGCCGCCCGAGCGCCGGGGTATTTGAATGAAGAAGAACGCCTTTGA
- a CDS encoding Gfo/Idh/MocA family protein — translation MTENMPTKPLGVALIGTGFMGKCHAMAWRNVATVFGGAHPRLEVLCDTPADKAGDFAAQFGFARGSEDWQAAVADPAVDVVSITTPNGMHRPMAEAALNAGKHVWLEKPMALTLADAQSMADLAAAHPAQVTLLGYNYLRSPAFQAAQRLVTGGAIGRPLAFRGVYDEDYSADPNLPWSWRMTHAGGGLGVLGDLGCHLISQMLALMGPVDEVTAMTQIAVPNRPSPEGPRAVENEDSAMALIRFSSGAHGSFATSRVARGRKCRLQWEIHGTEGSIVFDQENMNELWVHQMGEAGFTRHLTGPEQPDFAAFCPAPGHNFGFNEQKVIECRDLVRAISGGPAAAPDFVAGLRIERIIHAMAVSNGQPIRIEEAAYENA, via the coding sequence ATGACCGAGAATATGCCTACCAAACCCCTTGGCGTTGCCCTGATCGGCACCGGCTTCATGGGCAAATGTCACGCAATGGCATGGCGCAATGTCGCGACCGTGTTTGGCGGCGCGCATCCCCGGCTGGAGGTGCTTTGCGACACCCCCGCCGACAAGGCCGGCGACTTCGCCGCGCAATTCGGCTTTGCCCGTGGCAGTGAGGATTGGCAGGCGGCGGTGGCCGATCCGGCGGTCGATGTTGTCTCGATCACCACGCCGAACGGGATGCACCGCCCCATGGCAGAGGCCGCGCTGAATGCGGGCAAGCATGTCTGGCTGGAAAAGCCCATGGCGTTGACCTTGGCCGACGCGCAGTCAATGGCCGATCTGGCCGCCGCCCATCCGGCGCAGGTGACGCTTCTGGGCTATAACTACCTGCGCAGCCCGGCCTTCCAGGCGGCGCAGCGTCTGGTCACAGGCGGCGCAATCGGTCGTCCCCTGGCCTTCCGTGGTGTTTATGATGAAGATTACTCGGCCGATCCCAACCTGCCTTGGTCGTGGCGCATGACTCATGCGGGCGGGGGGCTGGGTGTGCTGGGCGACCTTGGTTGCCACCTTATCAGCCAGATGCTGGCGCTGATGGGGCCGGTCGATGAAGTCACCGCCATGACCCAGATTGCCGTGCCTAACCGACCATCGCCGGAAGGGCCTCGCGCGGTCGAAAACGAAGACAGTGCAATGGCACTCATCCGCTTTTCATCGGGTGCGCATGGCAGCTTCGCCACCTCTCGCGTTGCCCGTGGCCGCAAATGCCGTCTGCAATGGGAAATCCACGGGACCGAGGGCAGCATCGTCTTTGATCAGGAAAACATGAACGAGCTTTGGGTGCATCAGATGGGAGAAGCCGGTTTCACCCGCCACCTGACCGGCCCGGAGCAGCCCGACTTCGCAGCTTTCTGCCCCGCACCCGGCCATAATTTCGGCTTCAACGAACAGAAGGTCATCGAATGCCGTGATCTTGTCCGTGCAATCTCTGGTGGCCCTGCCGCCGCGCCGGATTTCGTGGCCGGATTGCGGATCGAACGGATCATTCACGCCATGGCTGTATCAAACGGCCAGCCAATCAGGATCGAAGAGGCCGCTTATGAAAACGCTTGA
- a CDS encoding ABC transporter permease — translation MTDSTVPPDERIKSESFMTRMMKRPELGAISGVILVTIFFLITADSTMFTLSGVMNFMTPAAQLGILGIAAAMLMIGGEFDLSIGSMVAFTGLIFGVLVVNMGLPLVAAIPLTLAAAATMGALNGYVVIRTGLPSFIVTLAFLFILRGASLVGLKWFTGGSTQLRGVRDAVQDDFLTPFFSGDAFPGLFTRAAELGIIDSFNSGAPKVPGIPAEILWFIVMALVCTFVLLRTPAGNWIFATGGDDNAAANSGVPVKRVKVSLFMLTACAAALVAIITVIDAGSTDARRGFMKEFEAIITAVIGGCLLTGGYGSATGAFFGAIIFGMVTIGLTYTDFDQDWFQVFLGGMLLLAVVFNNLIRKRVTGER, via the coding sequence ATGACGGACAGCACCGTTCCGCCGGACGAGCGGATCAAATCCGAATCTTTCATGACCCGCATGATGAAGCGCCCCGAACTGGGTGCGATCAGTGGCGTTATACTGGTGACGATCTTCTTTCTGATAACTGCCGACAGCACCATGTTTACCCTGTCGGGCGTGATGAACTTCATGACCCCCGCCGCGCAGCTTGGCATCCTTGGCATTGCCGCCGCCATGCTGATGATCGGTGGTGAGTTCGATCTGTCCATTGGCTCGATGGTCGCCTTTACCGGCCTCATCTTCGGTGTTCTGGTCGTCAATATGGGTCTTCCGCTGGTCGCCGCGATCCCGCTGACACTCGCCGCGGCCGCTACAATGGGTGCATTGAACGGCTATGTTGTCATCCGAACCGGCCTGCCCAGCTTCATCGTGACGCTCGCTTTTCTGTTCATCCTGCGCGGCGCCTCTCTCGTCGGATTGAAATGGTTCACCGGCGGTTCTACGCAGCTTCGCGGTGTCCGCGATGCGGTGCAGGACGACTTTCTGACCCCATTCTTTTCCGGCGACGCCTTCCCCGGCCTGTTCACACGCGCGGCAGAGCTTGGCATCATCGACAGCTTCAATTCCGGCGCACCCAAAGTTCCCGGCATCCCGGCCGAGATCCTGTGGTTCATCGTCATGGCACTTGTCTGCACATTCGTGCTTCTGCGCACGCCAGCAGGCAACTGGATCTTCGCCACCGGCGGCGATGACAACGCGGCCGCCAATTCCGGCGTCCCGGTCAAGCGCGTCAAGGTTTCGCTTTTCATGCTGACCGCATGCGCCGCAGCACTGGTCGCCATTATCACCGTGATCGACGCCGGTTCCACCGACGCCCGCCGCGGCTTCATGAAGGAATTCGAGGCGATTATCACCGCCGTCATCGGCGGCTGTCTGCTGACCGGCGGCTACGGCTCGGCCACAGGCGCATTCTTCGGCGCGATCATCTTCGGCATGGTCACAATCGGGCTGACCTATACCGATTTCGATCAGGACTGGTTCCAGGTCTTCCTGGGCGGCATGCTGCTGCTGGCGGTCGTGTTCAACAACCTTATCCGCAAGCGCGTGACGGGGGAGCGTTAA
- the iolG gene encoding inositol 2-dehydrogenase has product MIRVALLGAGRIGQVHAKSITANDDCQLVAVADALPQAAQDLAAQIGAEVRSIDEILADDSIQAVLIATSTDTHSDLIERATAAGKAVLCEKPVDLSLDRALAALKAAEGTGQPVMVGFNRRFDPNFAALKAAFDGGEIGKGELLSITSYDPAPPPVSYVKVSGGLFRDMMIHDFDMACWVFGGPPARVTATGSAIVDPEIGAAGDVDTAAVTLQWDDGRIGVIKNSRRAGYGYDQRIELLGSKGLLSAKNVLENTVEKISAEGASAAKPVYFFLERYMRAYEIEWTAFIDALKSGDTMPVTLREGVAALACAEAATKSAQTGETVAITADMLGPA; this is encoded by the coding sequence ATGATCAGGGTTGCCCTGTTGGGGGCTGGCCGCATTGGTCAGGTTCATGCGAAATCCATTACCGCAAATGACGATTGCCAGTTGGTCGCCGTCGCCGATGCGCTGCCACAGGCGGCACAAGATCTGGCTGCTCAGATCGGGGCAGAGGTCCGGTCCATCGACGAAATCCTTGCCGATGACAGCATTCAGGCCGTGCTGATCGCGACCTCCACCGACACGCATTCCGATCTGATCGAACGAGCCACGGCAGCTGGCAAGGCCGTGCTGTGCGAAAAGCCGGTTGATCTTTCTCTGGATCGCGCACTGGCAGCGCTGAAAGCCGCCGAAGGGACCGGCCAGCCGGTCATGGTGGGTTTCAACCGCCGCTTTGATCCCAATTTCGCAGCGTTGAAGGCGGCTTTCGATGGCGGAGAAATCGGCAAGGGCGAATTGCTGTCGATCACCTCCTACGATCCTGCGCCCCCGCCGGTCAGCTATGTAAAGGTCTCTGGCGGGTTGTTCCGCGACATGATGATCCATGACTTCGATATGGCCTGCTGGGTATTTGGCGGCCCACCGGCGCGCGTTACCGCGACCGGCAGCGCGATTGTCGATCCCGAAATCGGGGCTGCGGGCGATGTGGATACTGCCGCTGTGACCCTGCAATGGGATGATGGCCGCATTGGCGTCATCAAAAACTCGCGCCGGGCCGGTTATGGCTATGACCAACGGATCGAATTACTTGGCTCCAAGGGGTTGCTGTCAGCCAAAAACGTGCTGGAGAACACGGTTGAGAAAATCTCCGCCGAAGGTGCGAGCGCCGCGAAGCCGGTCTATTTTTTCCTCGAACGCTATATGCGCGCCTATGAAATCGAATGGACCGCATTCATCGACGCGTTGAAGTCGGGCGATACCATGCCGGTCACGCTGCGTGAAGGCGTCGCCGCGCTTGCCTGTGCCGAGGCTGCGACTAAATCGGCGCAAACGGGCGAAACCGTGGCGATCACGGCGGATATGCTGGGGCCAGCGTGA